One genomic window of Arvicanthis niloticus isolate mArvNil1 chromosome 24, mArvNil1.pat.X, whole genome shotgun sequence includes the following:
- the Hsph1 gene encoding heat shock protein 105 kDa isoform X1 has product MSVVGLDVGSQSCYIAVARAGGIETIANEFSDRCTPSVISFGPKNRTIGVAAKNQQITHANNTVSSFKRFHGRAFNDPFIQKEKENLSYDLVPMKNGGVGIKVMYMDEEHFFSVEQITAMLLTKLKETAENNLKKPVTDCVISVPSFFTDAERRSVLDAAQIVGLNCLRLMNDMTAVALNYGIYKQDLPNADEKPRVVVFVDMGHSSFQVSACAFIKGKLKVLGTAFDPFLGGKNFDEKLVEHFCAEFKTKYKLDAKSKIRALLRLHQECEKLKKLMSSNSTDLPLNIECFMNDKDVSGKMNRSQFEELCSELLQKIEIPLHSLMEQTQLKVEDVSAIEIVGGATRIPAVKERIAKFFGKDVSTTLNADEAVARGCALQCAILSPAFKVREFSVTDAVPFPISLVWNHDSEETEGVHEVFSRNHAAPFSKVLTFLRRGPFELEAFYSDPQGVPYPEAKIGRFVVQNVSAQRDGEKSRVKVKVRVNTHGIFTISTASMVEKVPTEEEDGSSVETDMECPNQRPAENSDMDKNIQQDSSEAGTQPQVQTDGQQTSQSPPSPELTSEENKIPDADKANEKKVDQPPEAKKPKIKVVNVELPVEANLVWQLGRDLLNMYIETEGKMIMQDKLEKERNDAKNAVEECVYEFRDKLCGPYEKFICEQEHEKFLRLLTETEDWLYEEGEDQAKQAYIDKLEELMKMGTPVKVRFQEAEERPKVLEELGQRLQHYAKIAADFRGKDEKYNHIDESEMKKVEKSVNEVMEWMNNVMNAQAKRSLDQDPVVRTHEIRAKVKELNNVCEPVVTQPKPKIESPKLERTPNGPNTDKKEDLEGKANLGAEAPHQNGECHPNERGSANMDLD; this is encoded by the exons ATGTCGGTGGTTGGGCTAGACGTGGGCTCGCAGAGCTGCTACATTGCGGTGGCGCGGGCCGGGGGCATCGAGACCATCGCCAACGAGTTCAGTGACCGCTGCACCCC GTCAGTCATATCATTTGGACCAAAAAACAGAACAATTGGAGTTGCAGCCAAAAACCAG CAAATCACTCATGCAAACAATACAGTGTCTAGCTTTAAGAGATTTCATGGCAGAGCATTCAATGACCCCTTCattcaaaaggaaaaggaaaacctgaGCTATGATTTAGTCCCAATGAAGAATGGAGGTGTTGGAATAAAG GTCATGTACATGGAtgaagaacatttctttagtgTGGAGCAGATAACAGCCATGTTGCTGACTAAGTTAAAGGAAACTGCAGAAAACAACCTCAAGAAGCCAGTCACAGATTGTGTCATCTCA GTCCCGTCCTTCTTCACAGATGCTGAGAGAAGGTCTGTTCTGGATGCTGCACAGATTGTGGGCTTAAACTGCCTACGGCTCATGAACGACATGACCGCTG TTGCTTTGAATTATGGAATTTATAAGCAGGATCTCCCAAATGCAGACGAGAAACCTCGAGTTGTGGTGTTTGTGGACATGGGGCATTCCTCTTTCCAAGTGTCTGCCTGTGCTTTTATCAAAGGAAAACTGAAG GTTCTAGGCACAGCTTTTGATCCCTTCTTAGGAGGAAAGAACTTTGATGAGAAGCTCGTAGAGCATTTTTGTGCCGAGTTTAAAACCAAGTACAAATTAGATGCAAAATCCAAAATTCGAGCCCTCCTTCGTCTCCATCAGGAGTGTGAAAAGTTGAAAAAGCTCATGAGCTCCAACAGCACGGACCTACCGCTGAACATTGAGTGCTTTATGAATGACAAGGATGTCTCTGGAAAGATGAACAG GTCACAGTTTGAAGAACTATGTTCTGAGCTCCTGCAAAAAATAGAGATCCCCCTTCACTCGTTGATGGAACAAACTCAACTCAAGGTTGAAGATGTGAGTGCCATTGAGATAGTTGGAGGTGCCACAAGAATCCCAGCTGTGAAAGAAAGAATTGCCAAATTCTTTGGAAAAGATGTCAGCACCACTCTCAATGCAGATGAAGCCGTGGCCAGAGGTTGTGCACTGCAG TGTGCAATTCTTTCTCCGGCATTTAAAGTTAGAGAGTTCTCTGTGACGGATGCAGTCCCTTTTCCAATCTCTCTGGTCTGGAACCATGACTCAGAAGAAACGGAAGG TGTTCACGAGGTGTTCAGTCGGAACCACGCAGCTCCTTTCTCCAAAGTGCTCACCTTCTTGAGAAGGGGACCCTTTGAGCTAGAAGCTTTCTATTCTGACCCTCAAGGAGTTCCATATCCAGAAGCAAAAATAG GCCGTTTTGTTGTTCAGAATGTTTCCgcacagagagatggagaaaagtCCAGAGTGAAAGTCAAAGTGCGTGTGAACACACATGGCATATTCACCATTTCCACAGCATCCATGGTGGAAAAGGTCCCgactgaggaggaggatgggtcCTCTGTCGAGACAGACATGGAATGTCCAAACCAGAGACCAGCAGAAAACTCGGATATGGAT aaaaatatCCAGCAAGACAGCAGTGAAGCTGGAACACAGCCCCAGGTACAAACTGATGGTCAACAAACCTCACAGTCTCCCCCTTCACCTGAACTTacctcagaagaaaacaaaatcccagaTGCTGACAAA gcaaatgaaaagaaagttgaTCAGCCTCCAGAAGccaaaaaacctaaaataaaggTGGTAAACGTTGAGCTGCCTGTAGAGGCCAACTTGGTGTGGCAGTTGGGGAGAGACCTTCTTAACATGTATATTGAGACAGAG GGCAAGATGATCATGCAGGACAAGCTGGAGAAGGAGAGGAACGACGCTAAGAACGCAGTGgaggagtgtgtgtatgagttcaGGGACAAGCTGTGTGGACCATATGAGAAATTCATATGTGAGCAG GAACATGAGAAGTTTTTGAGGCttctcacagagacagaagactGGCTCTATGAGGAAGGAGAAGACCAGGCTAAGCAGGCGTATATTGACAAGTTGGAAGAATTGATG aaaatgggCACTCCTGTTAAAGTCAGATTTCAAGAAGCTGAGGAACGACCGAAAGTGTTGGAGGAGCTGGGGCAGCGCCTGCAGCACTATGCCAAGATTGCAGCGGACTTCAGAGGCAAG GATGAGAAGTACAACCACATTGATGAATCTGAAATGAAGAAGGTTGAGAAATCTGTTAATGAAGTGATGGAGTGGATGAATAATGTCATGAATGCTCAAGCTAAAAGGAGTCTTGATCAGGACCCTGTTGTGCGCACTCATGAAATCAGAGCGAAGGTCAAG gaaTTGAACAATGTTTGTGAGCCTGTTGTAACTCAACCCAAACCAAAAATTGAGTCACCTAAACTGGAGAGAACTCCAAACGGCCCAAATACTGACAAGAAAGAAGATTTAGAAGGCAAAGCTAACCTCGGTGCTGAAGCTCCGCATCAGAACGGTGAATGCCACCCTAATGAGAGAGGCTCTGCCAACATGGACCTGGACTAG
- the Hsph1 gene encoding heat shock protein 105 kDa isoform X2 — protein sequence MSVVGLDVGSQSCYIAVARAGGIETIANEFSDRCTPSVISFGPKNRTIGVAAKNQQITHANNTVSSFKRFHGRAFNDPFIQKEKENLSYDLVPMKNGGVGIKVMYMDEEHFFSVEQITAMLLTKLKETAENNLKKPVTDCVISVPSFFTDAERRSVLDAAQIVGLNCLRLMNDMTAVALNYGIYKQDLPNADEKPRVVVFVDMGHSSFQVSACAFIKGKLKVLGTAFDPFLGGKNFDEKLVEHFCAEFKTKYKLDAKSKIRALLRLHQECEKLKKLMSSNSTDLPLNIECFMNDKDVSGKMNRSQFEELCSELLQKIEIPLHSLMEQTQLKVEDVSAIEIVGGATRIPAVKERIAKFFGKDVSTTLNADEAVARGCALQCAILSPAFKVREFSVTDAVPFPISLVWNHDSEETEGVHEVFSRNHAAPFSKVLTFLRRGPFELEAFYSDPQGVPYPEAKIGRFVVQNVSAQRDGEKSRVKVKVRVNTHGIFTISTASMVEKVPTEEEDGSSVETDMECPNQRPAENSDMDANEKKVDQPPEAKKPKIKVVNVELPVEANLVWQLGRDLLNMYIETEGKMIMQDKLEKERNDAKNAVEECVYEFRDKLCGPYEKFICEQEHEKFLRLLTETEDWLYEEGEDQAKQAYIDKLEELMKMGTPVKVRFQEAEERPKVLEELGQRLQHYAKIAADFRGKDEKYNHIDESEMKKVEKSVNEVMEWMNNVMNAQAKRSLDQDPVVRTHEIRAKVKELNNVCEPVVTQPKPKIESPKLERTPNGPNTDKKEDLEGKANLGAEAPHQNGECHPNERGSANMDLD from the exons ATGTCGGTGGTTGGGCTAGACGTGGGCTCGCAGAGCTGCTACATTGCGGTGGCGCGGGCCGGGGGCATCGAGACCATCGCCAACGAGTTCAGTGACCGCTGCACCCC GTCAGTCATATCATTTGGACCAAAAAACAGAACAATTGGAGTTGCAGCCAAAAACCAG CAAATCACTCATGCAAACAATACAGTGTCTAGCTTTAAGAGATTTCATGGCAGAGCATTCAATGACCCCTTCattcaaaaggaaaaggaaaacctgaGCTATGATTTAGTCCCAATGAAGAATGGAGGTGTTGGAATAAAG GTCATGTACATGGAtgaagaacatttctttagtgTGGAGCAGATAACAGCCATGTTGCTGACTAAGTTAAAGGAAACTGCAGAAAACAACCTCAAGAAGCCAGTCACAGATTGTGTCATCTCA GTCCCGTCCTTCTTCACAGATGCTGAGAGAAGGTCTGTTCTGGATGCTGCACAGATTGTGGGCTTAAACTGCCTACGGCTCATGAACGACATGACCGCTG TTGCTTTGAATTATGGAATTTATAAGCAGGATCTCCCAAATGCAGACGAGAAACCTCGAGTTGTGGTGTTTGTGGACATGGGGCATTCCTCTTTCCAAGTGTCTGCCTGTGCTTTTATCAAAGGAAAACTGAAG GTTCTAGGCACAGCTTTTGATCCCTTCTTAGGAGGAAAGAACTTTGATGAGAAGCTCGTAGAGCATTTTTGTGCCGAGTTTAAAACCAAGTACAAATTAGATGCAAAATCCAAAATTCGAGCCCTCCTTCGTCTCCATCAGGAGTGTGAAAAGTTGAAAAAGCTCATGAGCTCCAACAGCACGGACCTACCGCTGAACATTGAGTGCTTTATGAATGACAAGGATGTCTCTGGAAAGATGAACAG GTCACAGTTTGAAGAACTATGTTCTGAGCTCCTGCAAAAAATAGAGATCCCCCTTCACTCGTTGATGGAACAAACTCAACTCAAGGTTGAAGATGTGAGTGCCATTGAGATAGTTGGAGGTGCCACAAGAATCCCAGCTGTGAAAGAAAGAATTGCCAAATTCTTTGGAAAAGATGTCAGCACCACTCTCAATGCAGATGAAGCCGTGGCCAGAGGTTGTGCACTGCAG TGTGCAATTCTTTCTCCGGCATTTAAAGTTAGAGAGTTCTCTGTGACGGATGCAGTCCCTTTTCCAATCTCTCTGGTCTGGAACCATGACTCAGAAGAAACGGAAGG TGTTCACGAGGTGTTCAGTCGGAACCACGCAGCTCCTTTCTCCAAAGTGCTCACCTTCTTGAGAAGGGGACCCTTTGAGCTAGAAGCTTTCTATTCTGACCCTCAAGGAGTTCCATATCCAGAAGCAAAAATAG GCCGTTTTGTTGTTCAGAATGTTTCCgcacagagagatggagaaaagtCCAGAGTGAAAGTCAAAGTGCGTGTGAACACACATGGCATATTCACCATTTCCACAGCATCCATGGTGGAAAAGGTCCCgactgaggaggaggatgggtcCTCTGTCGAGACAGACATGGAATGTCCAAACCAGAGACCAGCAGAAAACTCGGATATGGAT gcaaatgaaaagaaagttgaTCAGCCTCCAGAAGccaaaaaacctaaaataaaggTGGTAAACGTTGAGCTGCCTGTAGAGGCCAACTTGGTGTGGCAGTTGGGGAGAGACCTTCTTAACATGTATATTGAGACAGAG GGCAAGATGATCATGCAGGACAAGCTGGAGAAGGAGAGGAACGACGCTAAGAACGCAGTGgaggagtgtgtgtatgagttcaGGGACAAGCTGTGTGGACCATATGAGAAATTCATATGTGAGCAG GAACATGAGAAGTTTTTGAGGCttctcacagagacagaagactGGCTCTATGAGGAAGGAGAAGACCAGGCTAAGCAGGCGTATATTGACAAGTTGGAAGAATTGATG aaaatgggCACTCCTGTTAAAGTCAGATTTCAAGAAGCTGAGGAACGACCGAAAGTGTTGGAGGAGCTGGGGCAGCGCCTGCAGCACTATGCCAAGATTGCAGCGGACTTCAGAGGCAAG GATGAGAAGTACAACCACATTGATGAATCTGAAATGAAGAAGGTTGAGAAATCTGTTAATGAAGTGATGGAGTGGATGAATAATGTCATGAATGCTCAAGCTAAAAGGAGTCTTGATCAGGACCCTGTTGTGCGCACTCATGAAATCAGAGCGAAGGTCAAG gaaTTGAACAATGTTTGTGAGCCTGTTGTAACTCAACCCAAACCAAAAATTGAGTCACCTAAACTGGAGAGAACTCCAAACGGCCCAAATACTGACAAGAAAGAAGATTTAGAAGGCAAAGCTAACCTCGGTGCTGAAGCTCCGCATCAGAACGGTGAATGCCACCCTAATGAGAGAGGCTCTGCCAACATGGACCTGGACTAG